In a single window of the Paenibacillus sp. MMS20-IR301 genome:
- a CDS encoding LysM peptidoglycan-binding domain-containing protein encodes MLKYSTYNSIYNEDIKVSAPGNPSIYNQVSQLRDRMLKQLTGLALLFRRISFIKIALVLMLVVSGFTVVGNVFAGSVSSLNQEKRVVVERGDTLWSIALENKPDDMKTAVYIEGIMKNNGLENSRIKAGDILTVPVY; translated from the coding sequence ATGTTAAAATACAGTACATATAACAGCATCTACAACGAGGATATCAAGGTGTCTGCTCCCGGGAATCCATCTATTTATAATCAAGTGTCCCAGCTTAGAGATCGGATGCTTAAACAGCTTACAGGACTTGCTTTGTTATTCCGCCGGATCAGCTTCATTAAGATTGCTCTTGTTCTAATGCTTGTAGTCTCCGGATTTACTGTTGTCGGGAATGTATTCGCAGGTTCTGTCAGCTCATTGAATCAGGAGAAGCGGGTTGTGGTTGAGCGCGGAGATACGTTATGGAGCATTGCTCTGGAGAACAAGCCTGATGATATGAAGACTGCTGTATATATAGAAGGAATAATGAAGAATAACGGGCTGGAGAACAGCAGAATTAAGGCCGGAGATATACTGACTGTGCCTGTGTATTAA
- a CDS encoding L,D-transpeptidase codes for MPNYRIIVDLSQRMLYLLDNDTVTRGFPVGIGRMLTLSPVGEYTIINKQPNPGGPFGAFWMGLSKPHYGIHGTNDPASIGHMVSHGCIRMYNEDVVALAAIIPIGTRVTIRE; via the coding sequence ATGCCCAATTACCGGATTATTGTTGATCTTTCACAGCGTATGTTATACCTGCTTGACAATGACACTGTGACCAGAGGTTTCCCGGTCGGAATCGGCAGAATGCTGACACTTTCACCGGTCGGGGAGTATACGATTATTAACAAGCAGCCTAATCCCGGCGGACCCTTCGGTGCATTCTGGATGGGTCTGTCCAAGCCGCATTACGGAATTCACGGTACCAATGATCCGGCATCAATCGGCCATATGGTCTCACATGGCTGTATCCGCATGTATAATGAAGATGTAGTCGCCCTGGCAGCGATCATCCCAATCGGTACCCGTGTAACCATCAGAGAGTAG
- a CDS encoding HAD family hydrolase has product MPVTAVLFDLDDTLLWDDRSVEEAFRSASEAAGASVDPAALEAAVRKEARALYESYETYPFTKMIGINPFEALWANFTAGEQPEFRQLEQLAPVYRTESWRRGLACLGVDDEALAERLAAKFAAERRSRPYIYEETVQILDELHGKVKLLLLTNGCPALQQEKLDSVPELLPYFDHIVISGSFGKGKPDKEIFDHALELLEISPEQGIMVGDKLTTDILGGLAAGLTTVWINRTDKAIDPEITPDYQISHLSELLPLVHSL; this is encoded by the coding sequence ATGCCGGTAACCGCCGTATTATTTGACCTTGACGATACACTGCTATGGGATGACCGCAGCGTGGAAGAAGCATTCCGCAGCGCCTCCGAGGCAGCTGGAGCTTCTGTTGATCCGGCCGCACTGGAGGCTGCTGTGCGTAAGGAAGCGCGTGCGCTCTATGAATCCTATGAGACTTATCCGTTCACGAAGATGATTGGTATCAATCCGTTCGAAGCGCTATGGGCTAACTTCACAGCCGGTGAACAGCCGGAATTCCGTCAGCTGGAGCAGCTTGCCCCGGTATACCGTACAGAATCCTGGCGCCGCGGCTTAGCTTGTCTTGGTGTAGACGATGAAGCTCTTGCTGAACGCCTTGCCGCCAAATTTGCCGCAGAACGCCGCAGCCGCCCGTATATCTATGAAGAGACCGTGCAGATCCTGGATGAGCTGCACGGTAAAGTGAAGCTGCTGCTCCTGACGAACGGCTGTCCGGCGCTCCAGCAGGAGAAGCTGGATAGTGTGCCTGAGCTGCTGCCGTATTTCGACCACATTGTCATTTCGGGCAGCTTCGGTAAAGGTAAACCGGACAAGGAAATTTTCGATCATGCGCTTGAACTGCTGGAAATTTCTCCGGAGCAGGGGATAATGGTCGGGGACAAGCTTACGACCGATATTCTCGGCGGACTTGCAGCCGGACTGACAACCGTCTGGATTAACCGTACTGATAAAGCAATTGACCCGGAGATTACGCCGGATTATCAGATCAGCCATCTTTCGGAGCTGTTGCCGCTGGTGCACTCCCTATAA
- a CDS encoding FixH family protein encodes MKLKLHTGLICMIMGMMLAGCSGNHEENGHMQAAADSSMTPIQVELSWSPEAVTAGDTVSIKAVVTQDGQPVDDAREVQFEIAGGPDAGESIVLEGKGSGEGAYGIDHTFGQSGKFTITSHVTARTQHSMPSKELVVEP; translated from the coding sequence ATGAAGCTGAAGCTGCATACAGGACTGATTTGTATGATTATGGGGATGATGCTGGCCGGTTGTTCAGGGAATCATGAGGAGAACGGGCATATGCAGGCTGCTGCAGATTCCTCCATGACGCCGATCCAGGTGGAGCTTAGCTGGAGCCCTGAAGCCGTAACTGCCGGTGATACCGTAAGTATTAAGGCTGTTGTTACACAGGACGGCCAACCGGTGGATGATGCCAGGGAAGTGCAGTTCGAAATTGCGGGCGGGCCTGATGCAGGAGAGAGTATTGTGCTTGAAGGCAAGGGCAGCGGAGAGGGAGCTTATGGCATTGATCATACGTTCGGGCAATCCGGAAAGTTCACAATTACTTCTCACGTAACTGCACGGACTCAGCATTCTATGCCGAGTAAAGAGCTTGTGGTAGAGCCTTAA
- a CDS encoding TIGR01457 family HAD-type hydrolase has protein sequence MNNIGGLLIDLDGTLYHGRHMIPDADKLIAALRKAEIPFLFVTNNSSRTAASVAAHLREMGIDANPEEVCTSSLAAARYVAEESPGAAVAIIGEEGLLQACTEAGLTIVTEKPQYVVQGIDRSFTYESLARASRWIREGARFVLTNPDVMLPSDDGITPGAGTLAAAIEAASGVPPVVIGKPESHLVAYATSLLGIKPEEAVMVGDNMRTDISAGAHAGCRTVLVLTGLTTRDNLEDYQRLTGVKPDEICADLAELMVLLGV, from the coding sequence ATGAATAATATCGGAGGTTTGTTAATCGATCTGGACGGAACGCTCTATCACGGCAGGCACATGATTCCTGATGCGGATAAGCTGATCGCTGCGCTCAGGAAAGCGGAAATCCCGTTCCTGTTCGTGACGAACAATTCCTCGCGGACCGCAGCAAGTGTGGCAGCGCATTTGCGGGAAATGGGCATTGATGCCAATCCGGAAGAAGTATGTACTTCGTCGCTTGCTGCTGCTCGTTATGTTGCTGAGGAATCCCCGGGAGCGGCTGTGGCAATTATTGGGGAAGAGGGATTGCTTCAGGCCTGTACCGAAGCCGGGCTAACGATTGTGACGGAGAAGCCGCAGTATGTGGTGCAGGGAATCGACCGGTCCTTTACATATGAATCACTGGCCAGAGCTTCGCGCTGGATCCGTGAAGGAGCCAGATTCGTGCTGACGAATCCGGATGTAATGCTGCCCTCTGACGACGGGATTACGCCGGGTGCCGGGACGCTTGCTGCTGCAATTGAGGCTGCGAGCGGGGTCCCGCCGGTGGTGATCGGCAAACCGGAATCCCATCTCGTTGCCTATGCGACCTCGCTGCTTGGCATCAAGCCGGAGGAAGCCGTTATGGTCGGGGATAATATGCGGACCGATATTTCAGCCGGCGCCCATGCAGGCTGCCGCACAGTACTCGTGCTTACGGGCCTGACTACCCGGGATAACCTGGAAGACTATCAGCGACTCACCGGGGTTAAGCCGGATGAAATTTGTGCCGATTTAGCTGAACTTATGGTACTGCTCGGTGTATAA
- the rnz gene encoding ribonuclease Z, with translation MELYFLGTNAGVPTLQRNVTSIALRLLEERRTFWMFDCGEGTQHQVLRSPLRLGKLEKLFITHLHGDHLFGLPGLLSSRGYQGGIAPLTVYGPPGLKAYLDISLSASQSRIPYKLEVVEHTGGLIFEDETFKVEAGLLEHRIDSYGYRVTEKDSPGNLNAELLRSYGLKPGPLYGRLKKGEDITLEDGTLIKAADVIHAPKRGRIITILGDTRTCPGALPLALDADLIVHEATFAHDLAEMAYQYHHSTARQAAELARDAGGRELLLTHFSSRYTSQEELIPLLEEAQAIFPATLLAEEFCTFPVLRRNPGNRSGE, from the coding sequence ATGGAATTATATTTTTTGGGAACGAATGCCGGGGTTCCGACACTCCAGCGCAATGTGACCTCGATTGCCCTCAGGCTGCTTGAAGAACGGCGCACGTTCTGGATGTTCGACTGCGGCGAAGGCACCCAGCATCAGGTACTCCGTTCGCCGCTGCGGCTAGGTAAGCTGGAGAAGCTGTTTATTACCCATCTGCACGGTGACCACCTGTTTGGCCTTCCGGGTCTGCTGTCCAGCCGGGGATATCAGGGCGGAATAGCTCCGCTGACGGTGTACGGGCCTCCAGGACTGAAGGCGTATCTGGATATTTCGCTGTCAGCCAGCCAGTCGCGTATCCCTTATAAGCTAGAGGTTGTCGAGCATACCGGAGGTCTGATCTTTGAAGATGAGACGTTTAAGGTAGAAGCCGGGCTGCTGGAGCATAGAATCGACAGCTACGGATACCGGGTCACCGAGAAGGACAGCCCGGGAAATCTTAATGCTGAGCTGCTTAGAAGCTATGGCCTGAAGCCGGGCCCGCTCTACGGAAGGCTGAAGAAGGGTGAGGATATTACCCTGGAGGACGGGACTTTGATTAAGGCGGCGGATGTAATTCATGCACCCAAGCGCGGCCGGATCATAACGATTCTTGGTGATACCCGGACCTGTCCCGGCGCCCTGCCGCTGGCGCTTGATGCGGATCTGATTGTTCACGAGGCAACCTTTGCCCATGATTTGGCTGAAATGGCTTATCAGTATCATCATAGTACAGCACGCCAGGCGGCGGAATTGGCACGTGATGCCGGCGGCAGAGAGCTGCTGCTGACCCATTTCAGTTCCAGATATACTTCACAGGAGGAATTAATTCCGCTGCTGGAAGAAGCACAGGCAATTTTTCCGGCCACACTGCTGGCGGAAGAATTTTGTACGTTCCCTGTACTCCGCAGAAATCCGGGAAACCGCTCCGGGGAATAA
- a CDS encoding DNA-formamidopyrimidine glycosylase family protein: MPELPEMENYRRLLSQHIINVPITGVTVNREKTINMETAEFVNALVGARIVFVERRAKHILFHLHDGRRLLLHLMLGGLLFYGTEEERPDRTTQVELAFGDKILYFMGLRLGYLHLLSVKEGEAAMGKLGPEPLDRRMTAERFAGLLKGRRGALKSLLVNQQVMAGIGNCYADEIAFEARLLPSAQVQNLTLEAVNRLYASIRKVLEEATEIGGYMEMPFITGDTVTGSYNDACKVYDREGEPCLRGGGTIVKTEQSGRKVFYCPDCQHEV; this comes from the coding sequence ATGCCGGAACTACCGGAAATGGAGAATTACCGCAGGCTGCTAAGCCAGCATATTATAAATGTTCCGATTACGGGAGTAACCGTAAACCGCGAAAAGACGATTAACATGGAGACAGCAGAGTTCGTGAATGCTCTGGTCGGTGCACGGATTGTCTTTGTAGAACGCCGGGCCAAGCATATCCTGTTTCATCTGCATGACGGAAGAAGACTGCTGCTCCATCTGATGCTGGGCGGGTTATTATTCTACGGCACGGAAGAGGAGCGTCCGGACCGCACAACCCAGGTTGAGCTTGCTTTCGGAGATAAGATCCTGTACTTCATGGGCCTGCGGCTTGGATATCTGCATCTGCTGTCCGTGAAGGAGGGAGAAGCGGCCATGGGCAAGCTCGGGCCGGAACCGCTGGACCGCAGAATGACGGCGGAGCGCTTCGCGGGACTGCTCAAGGGGCGGCGCGGGGCACTGAAGAGCCTGCTCGTTAATCAGCAGGTGATGGCCGGAATCGGCAACTGCTATGCTGACGAAATTGCCTTTGAAGCACGGCTGCTGCCGTCAGCGCAGGTGCAGAACCTGACCCTGGAAGCGGTGAACCGGCTCTACGCCAGTATACGCAAGGTGCTGGAGGAAGCGACCGAGATCGGCGGATATATGGAAATGCCGTTCATAACCGGAGACACCGTAACCGGTTCATATAATGATGCCTGTAAGGTGTATGACCGGGAAGGCGAGCCGTGCCTGCGCGGCGGGGGAACGATTGTAAAGACAGAGCAGTCCGGACGCAAAGTATTTTATTGCCCGGATTGCCAGCATGAAGTTTAG
- the glnA gene encoding type I glutamate--ammonia ligase, protein MSFTKEDILRIAKDENVRFIRLQFTDLLGTIKNVEIPVSQLEKALDNKMMFDGSSIEGYVRIEESDMYLYPDLSTWVIFPWVTDSRVARLICDVYMPDGTPFAGDPRGILKRCLQEAEEMGFTAMNVGPEPEFFLFRTDEKGNPTMELNDQGGYFDLAPMDLGENCRREIVLTLEEMGFEVEASHHEVASGQHEIDFKYADAIKAADQIQTFKLVVKTVARQHGLHATFMPKPLFGMNGSGMHAHQSLFNGSENMFYDESDTLGLSKTARYYMAGILKHARAFAAITNPTVNSYKRLVPGYEAPCYVAWSASNRSPMIRIPASRGLSTRVEVRNPDPAANPYLALAVMLKAGLDGIKNQLELPAPIDRNIYVMSEEERIEEGIPSLPSDLKEALNELIRSHVITEALGEHALAHFYELKEIEWDIYRTQVHQWERDQYMTLY, encoded by the coding sequence GTGAGTTTTACTAAAGAGGATATCCTGCGCATTGCCAAGGACGAGAACGTCCGGTTTATTCGCCTGCAATTTACCGACTTGCTCGGCACAATTAAGAACGTAGAAATTCCGGTAAGCCAGCTGGAGAAGGCGCTTGACAACAAAATGATGTTCGACGGCTCTTCCATCGAAGGTTATGTCCGTATTGAAGAATCCGATATGTACCTGTATCCTGACCTAAGCACCTGGGTTATCTTCCCTTGGGTTACCGACAGCCGTGTTGCCCGTCTGATCTGTGATGTATACATGCCGGACGGCACACCGTTTGCCGGAGACCCGCGCGGTATCCTCAAACGTTGTCTGCAGGAAGCGGAAGAAATGGGCTTCACTGCAATGAACGTAGGCCCGGAACCGGAATTCTTCCTGTTCAGAACGGATGAGAAGGGCAACCCGACCATGGAACTGAACGATCAGGGGGGATATTTCGATTTGGCGCCGATGGATCTTGGGGAGAACTGCCGCCGCGAAATCGTATTGACCCTTGAGGAAATGGGCTTTGAAGTGGAAGCTTCCCACCATGAAGTTGCTTCCGGCCAGCATGAGATCGACTTCAAATATGCTGACGCCATCAAAGCAGCGGATCAGATCCAGACCTTTAAGCTTGTCGTGAAGACGGTGGCCCGTCAACACGGCCTGCATGCTACATTTATGCCTAAGCCGCTCTTCGGCATGAACGGATCCGGTATGCACGCACACCAATCCTTGTTCAACGGCAGCGAGAACATGTTCTATGACGAAAGCGACACACTGGGCCTCAGCAAGACCGCCCGTTACTATATGGCGGGAATTCTGAAGCATGCCCGCGCTTTTGCAGCTATTACGAATCCGACAGTGAACTCTTACAAACGTCTCGTGCCTGGTTATGAAGCACCTTGCTATGTAGCCTGGTCTGCAAGTAACCGCAGCCCGATGATCCGTATCCCGGCTTCCAGAGGGCTTAGCACCCGCGTTGAAGTCCGTAATCCGGACCCTGCAGCGAACCCTTACCTTGCACTTGCTGTAATGCTGAAAGCAGGTCTCGACGGCATTAAGAACCAGCTGGAGCTTCCGGCTCCAATCGACCGCAACATCTATGTGATGTCCGAAGAAGAGCGGATTGAAGAAGGCATTCCAAGCCTGCCGTCCGATCTGAAGGAAGCACTGAACGAACTGATCCGCAGCCATGTCATCACAGAAGCCCTCGGCGAGCATGCACTGGCCCACTTCTACGAGCTCAAAGAAATTGAGTGGGACATCTACCGGACCCAGGTTCACCAATGGGAAAGAGATCAGTACATGACGCTTTACTAG
- the lexA gene encoding transcriptional repressor LexA — MSKISSRQLAILEFIRNEVRSKGYPPSVREIGEAVGLASSSTVHGHLDRLEKKGLIRRDPTKPRAIELLGQEDSENVHQFVQTVTRVPVVGKVTAGIPITATENIEDYFPLPTHYVGDNKVFMLSVLGDSMVDAGIMDGDYVIVRQQQTADNGDIVVAMTEEDEATVKTFYKERDHIRLQPENPAYEPLRLNRVTILGRVIGLFRDIH, encoded by the coding sequence ATGTCAAAGATTTCGAGTCGCCAGCTGGCGATCCTGGAATTTATACGTAACGAAGTCCGCAGCAAGGGTTATCCTCCGTCCGTCCGGGAAATTGGCGAGGCTGTCGGCCTGGCTTCCAGTTCTACAGTACACGGTCACCTGGACCGTCTGGAGAAGAAGGGTCTGATCCGGCGCGACCCTACGAAACCGCGTGCTATTGAATTGCTCGGCCAGGAAGATTCAGAGAATGTCCATCAATTCGTCCAGACCGTTACCCGCGTCCCTGTAGTGGGCAAGGTTACTGCCGGTATTCCCATTACAGCTACGGAGAATATTGAAGATTACTTCCCGCTGCCTACCCACTACGTAGGAGATAACAAGGTATTCATGCTCTCTGTCCTCGGGGACAGCATGGTCGATGCCGGAATTATGGATGGCGATTATGTTATTGTCCGCCAGCAGCAGACTGCTGATAACGGCGATATCGTTGTTGCTATGACCGAAGAGGATGAGGCTACTGTTAAGACCTTCTACAAAGAACGTGATCATATCCGCCTGCAGCCGGAGAATCCGGCGTACGAGCCTCTCCGCCTTAACCGCGTAACCATTCTGGGCAGAGTTATCGGATTATTCCGCGATATTCATTAA
- a CDS encoding DUF896 domain-containing protein — MNIDELVARINELARKQKESGLNEEELAERAKLREIYLGNIRKNFRAQLDTIEIVDDPRHEEGNNGH, encoded by the coding sequence TTGAATATTGATGAATTGGTCGCCCGTATTAACGAATTAGCACGCAAACAGAAGGAAAGCGGCCTGAATGAGGAGGAACTGGCAGAACGTGCCAAGCTCCGTGAGATTTATCTGGGCAATATCCGGAAGAATTTCCGGGCACAGCTCGATACCATTGAAATTGTGGATGATCCGAGGCATGAAGAAGGCAACAACGGACATTAA
- a CDS encoding MerR family transcriptional regulator: protein MGDEIRRNMALFPIGIVMKLTDLSARQIRYYEQHSLIVPARTSGNQRLFSFNDVERLLEIKALIEKGVNIAGIKQVMNPVSKESEEATVITPDTEVRRRELSDSQLHRLLKQELVSGKRPGQVSLIQGELSRFFNK from the coding sequence ATGGGTGATGAAATCCGCAGAAATATGGCATTATTCCCTATAGGAATCGTAATGAAGCTAACCGATTTATCTGCGAGACAAATTCGTTATTATGAGCAGCACAGCCTGATCGTACCTGCACGTACATCCGGTAACCAGCGTTTATTCTCATTTAATGATGTAGAACGTCTGCTGGAGATCAAGGCATTAATTGAAAAAGGTGTAAATATTGCCGGCATTAAGCAGGTAATGAACCCTGTATCGAAGGAATCTGAAGAAGCTACAGTGATTACCCCTGATACTGAAGTAAGGCGCAGAGAGTTGTCTGATTCACAGCTTCACCGTCTGCTTAAGCAGGAACTGGTTTCCGGCAAAAGACCGGGACAAGTGTCTCTGATTCAAGGCGAGCTATCCCGGTTTTTTAATAAATAA
- the metH gene encoding methionine synthase → MGTMIQQVPLTGDDFGGEELDGCNEMLVLTRPEVIQDIHEKYLEAGADLIETNTFGATSVVLAEYDIPQRAREINLEAARLARNAADKYDTPERPRYVVGAMGPTTKTLSVTGGVTFQELIDSYEEQAVALIDGKVDALLLETSQDTLNVKAGSIGIRNAFAATGVTLPVMISGTIEPMGTTLAGQNIEAFYISLEHLKPISIGLNCATGPEFMRDHIRSLSAISSAAVSCYPNAGLPDENGNYHESPDSLALKLAGFAEKGWLNIAGGCCGTTPDHIRAMAETLSAYPPRGLDGVHPPALSGIEPVYIESDNRPYMVGERTNVLGSRKFKRLIVEGKYEEASEIARAQVKSGAQVIDVCVQDPDRDETEDMKQFLELVVKKVKVPLMIDTTDPAVIDLALQYCQGKAIINSINLEDGEEKFEHVTPLIHKYGAAIVVGTIDETGQAILAKDKLEVARRSYDLLVNKYGLNAEDLIFDTLVFPVGTGDEQYIGSAKETIEGIRLIKQAMPAVHTILGISNVSFGLPEAGREVLNSVFLYECTKAGLDYAIVNTEKVERYASIPEEERKLAEQLIYNTNDATLSAFVAAFRGKKIEKKEKISNLSLDERLASYVVEGTKEGLIPDLDEALKTANPLEIINGPLMAGMSEVGRLFNNNELIVAEVLQSAEVMKASVGHLEQFMKKDETSVKGRIMLATVKGDVHDIGKNLVEIILSNNGYEIVNLGIKVPPENIIEAFRKEKADAIGLSGLLVKSAQQMVLTAQDLRSAGIDVPILVGGAALTRKFTKTRIRPEYDGLVLYAKDAMDGLDIANRLMNPVERVKIEEEVRLEAESAVAVASEQPLPELTRAVRSKISADAPVFTPPDLERHVLRNYPLGHIIPYVNMQMLLGHHLGLKGSVEAGLAAKDPRTVELKDTVDEILHQAMLEGTIVPHAMYQFFPAQSRGNDILIYDPQNTEQLLHTFTFPRQNVEPYLCLADFLKPVESGIMDYVGFLVVTAGHGVRELSTELKERGDYLRSHALQAVALEVAEGLAERVHHMMRDTWGFPDPADMTMKQRHGARYQGIRVSFGYPACPDLEDQGPLFKLMSPEDIGVQLTDGFMMEPEASVSAMVFAHPEAQYFNVEKL, encoded by the coding sequence ATGGGCACTATGATTCAACAGGTGCCGCTTACAGGCGATGATTTCGGCGGAGAAGAGCTGGATGGCTGTAACGAGATGCTGGTGCTTACCCGGCCGGAGGTTATTCAGGATATTCATGAGAAATACCTGGAGGCCGGTGCGGATCTGATTGAGACCAACACCTTCGGCGCCACCTCAGTTGTGCTTGCTGAATATGATATCCCGCAGCGGGCCAGGGAGATTAATCTGGAGGCTGCACGGCTTGCCCGTAATGCCGCTGATAAATATGACACACCTGAACGCCCGCGTTATGTAGTTGGAGCGATGGGGCCGACGACGAAGACGCTCTCAGTTACAGGAGGCGTGACCTTCCAGGAGCTGATAGACAGCTACGAAGAACAGGCTGTTGCGTTAATCGACGGCAAGGTTGATGCGCTGCTGCTGGAAACTTCACAGGACACTTTGAACGTAAAGGCTGGAAGCATCGGCATCCGCAATGCTTTTGCGGCGACCGGAGTTACCTTGCCGGTCATGATCTCGGGAACGATTGAACCGATGGGGACTACTCTCGCGGGGCAGAACATAGAGGCGTTCTACATTTCACTGGAGCATTTGAAGCCGATCTCAATCGGGCTGAACTGTGCAACCGGACCGGAATTCATGCGAGATCACATCCGTTCGCTGTCGGCAATCTCTTCAGCAGCGGTCAGCTGCTACCCGAATGCCGGTCTGCCCGATGAGAACGGGAATTATCACGAATCCCCGGATTCGCTTGCCCTCAAGCTGGCCGGCTTCGCTGAGAAGGGCTGGCTTAATATTGCCGGCGGCTGCTGCGGAACTACTCCGGACCATATCCGGGCAATGGCGGAGACTTTATCTGCATATCCGCCGCGCGGGCTGGACGGAGTACATCCGCCGGCGCTTTCCGGGATTGAGCCTGTGTACATCGAGAGCGATAACCGTCCCTATATGGTCGGTGAGCGGACCAATGTGCTTGGTTCACGGAAATTCAAGCGCCTGATTGTAGAAGGCAAATATGAGGAAGCTTCAGAAATTGCCCGGGCTCAGGTCAAGAGCGGGGCACAGGTGATTGACGTCTGTGTGCAGGACCCGGACCGGGACGAGACTGAGGATATGAAACAGTTCCTGGAGCTGGTAGTGAAGAAGGTCAAGGTGCCGTTGATGATTGATACTACTGATCCGGCGGTTATTGATCTGGCGCTGCAGTATTGCCAAGGGAAGGCGATTATTAACTCCATTAACCTTGAAGATGGTGAAGAGAAATTCGAGCATGTCACGCCGTTGATCCATAAATATGGTGCAGCCATCGTTGTGGGTACAATTGACGAAACCGGCCAGGCTATACTGGCTAAGGACAAGCTGGAGGTTGCCCGGCGCTCTTACGATCTGCTCGTTAACAAATACGGCCTGAATGCAGAGGATCTGATCTTTGACACCCTCGTGTTCCCAGTTGGAACAGGGGATGAGCAATACATTGGTTCGGCTAAAGAAACAATCGAGGGTATCCGCCTCATTAAGCAAGCTATGCCTGCAGTTCATACCATACTGGGGATAAGCAACGTCTCCTTCGGCTTGCCGGAAGCAGGCCGCGAAGTGCTGAACTCCGTTTTCCTCTATGAGTGCACTAAGGCTGGTCTGGATTATGCGATTGTGAACACGGAAAAGGTAGAGCGCTATGCTTCCATTCCGGAAGAGGAACGTAAGCTTGCTGAACAGCTGATCTATAATACCAATGATGCTACCCTGTCAGCGTTTGTAGCGGCCTTCCGCGGCAAGAAGATTGAGAAGAAAGAGAAAATCTCAAATCTGTCACTGGATGAACGCCTTGCCTCTTATGTAGTGGAAGGAACAAAAGAAGGACTGATTCCGGATCTGGATGAAGCTCTGAAGACAGCAAACCCGCTGGAGATCATTAACGGGCCGCTCATGGCAGGCATGTCCGAGGTTGGACGTCTGTTCAATAACAATGAACTGATTGTTGCGGAAGTGCTGCAAAGCGCCGAAGTGATGAAAGCGTCTGTCGGTCATCTAGAGCAGTTCATGAAAAAGGATGAGACCTCGGTGAAGGGGCGGATAATGCTCGCTACCGTTAAGGGTGACGTACATGATATCGGCAAAAATCTCGTCGAGATTATCCTGTCCAACAACGGATACGAGATTGTTAATCTGGGGATCAAGGTACCGCCGGAGAATATTATCGAAGCCTTCCGCAAGGAAAAAGCGGATGCCATCGGCTTATCCGGCCTGCTGGTGAAATCGGCGCAGCAGATGGTGCTGACAGCCCAGGATTTGCGCTCTGCCGGTATTGATGTGCCGATTCTGGTCGGCGGCGCGGCGTTAACGCGCAAATTCACCAAAACGCGGATCCGTCCTGAATATGACGGCCTGGTGCTGTATGCTAAAGATGCAATGGATGGTCTGGATATTGCCAACCGGCTGATGAACCCGGTCGAGCGGGTGAAGATAGAAGAGGAAGTCCGCCTGGAAGCAGAGTCAGCTGTAGCTGTAGCTTCAGAGCAGCCGCTCCCCGAGCTGACGCGTGCTGTACGTTCGAAGATCTCAGCGGATGCGCCGGTATTCACCCCGCCGGATCTGGAGCGTCATGTCCTGCGCAATTATCCGCTGGGGCATATTATTCCTTATGTAAATATGCAGATGCTGCTCGGGCACCATCTGGGTCTGAAAGGCTCGGTTGAGGCCGGACTGGCTGCCAAAGATCCGCGTACAGTAGAGCTTAAGGATACCGTGGATGAGATTCTGCATCAGGCTATGCTGGAAGGGACGATTGTCCCCCATGCGATGTATCAGTTCTTCCCGGCCCAGTCGCGCGGGAATGATATCCTGATCTATGATCCGCAGAATACGGAGCAGCTCCTTCATACCTTCACCTTCCCGCGGCAGAACGTAGAGCCGTACCTCTGTCTGGCTGACTTCCTGAAGCCGGTGGAGAGCGGGATTATGGATTACGTCGGTTTCCTGGTCGTAACTGCCGGACACGGGGTACGTGAACTGTCAACTGAGCTGAAGGAACGCGGCGATTATCTCCGCTCCCATGCCCTGCAGGCTGTAGCGCTTGAGGTGGCGGAAGGCCTGGCGGAACGCGTTCATCATATGATGCGCGATACCTGGGGCTTCCCGGACCCTGCGGATATGACGATGAAGCAGCGGCATGGTGCCCGTTATCAGGGCATCCGTGTCTCCTTCGGATATCCGGCCTGCCCGGATCTTGAGGATCAGGGGCCGCTGTTCAAGCTGATGTCACCGGAGGATATCGGCGTCCAGCTGACCGACGGCTTCATGATGGAGCCGGAAGCCTCGGTATCAGCGATGGTCTTTGCCCACCCGGAAGCACAATATTTCAATGTAGAGAAGCTGTAG